The window ACCGATATCTGGGGAGATGCACCCTACAGGGATGCCCTGAAGGCCGAGTATGGTGCCGAATATTTCAGACCGGTGTTCGATCCGCAGCAGGAGATCTACCAGGGGATACTGGCCGACCTGGATACAGCCAATACCCTGCTTTCCAAAAGTGCAAGCGAATACAGAAACATCGTACCCAAACAGGATGTGGTTTATAAGGGGGATGTCTCGAAATGGAGAAAATTTGCCAACTCCCTCGCCCTGCGCTACTACATGAGGTTGCAGGCGAAGGAACCCCAGTTCGCCGAGGCGGGTGTCAGGAGGATTGCGGAAAACCCGTCACAATATCCGGTGATAACCGTTGCCGGCGATGATGCAACCATCAGTTTCCCGGGGACTTCGGAAAGTGTTTCCAATCCGTTGAATACGGTTTACGATACCGATCCCGCCGGGGCCTATATGAGGGTGAAGCTGGCAAAGACATTGGTGGATGTGCTGAGGGATTACGACGATCCGCGACTGGAGGTATGGGCCGACAAGATTGAGATACCGCTGGTGCTGGTTCAAGGTACCGAAGTGGACCGGATCGTGGATGGGAAGCGTGAGGTCTCGCAGGATGTGGTGACCGCCTTCGAAGAGACCAATGAGATGGAGGTCGATTTCCATCCGGAATATGCCGGTGTACCGGTCTCCCATTCCAGGGTGCAGATCTTCAACATGAACAATGCGAACTCCGCCCAAGGTACGGTAAATCCGCATGCGTCGCACCTGAACAGCAGATATAGGAAGACAACCGATCCTCTCGTATTGATGAGGTTGATTTCTGCTTGCGAAACCAATCTGATTCTCGCCGAAGCGGCCTATCGCGGATGGATTTCAGGAGATCCCGCCCAATATTATGCCGATGGCGTGAGGGAGTCGCTCAACGCCTGGGGGGTAGGCAGCGAGTTTGATGACTATATCGGTCGCGTGCCATACGACGGACTGGAGAGCATCATTGAACAAAAATGGATTGCCAGCTGGACAACGGCACACGAAGCATGGTTCGACTGGAGAAGGACCGGATTGCCCGACCTGAAGACGGGGCCATCAGCCATACGTCCCGTACTGCCAATCCGTTGGTACTACCACACCAACGATGAGGTGGAGAAGAACAGGGTAAATGCGGAGGCAGCCATTGAAAGACTGGAGAGTACCCCATATGTGGGTACCGATCCTACCAAGAACAGTGCCTGGTCGCGAATGTGGCTCCTCCAGGGAACCGGAAAGCCATATTGATACTGCGTCAATAAAAAACTCAATTTTCGCAAGAATCGGGCAAACGGGTCGCAAAATCTTGCGAGATTTGAATAACAGAGTGTCAGAATGAAAAAAATTACGTTTATAGCTATTTCG of the Petrimonas mucosa genome contains:
- a CDS encoding SusD/RagB family nutrient-binding outer membrane lipoprotein — its product is MDKFIKRFTVALTMVALLVSSCKDLDELNINPNGVDPAIADLNFLLPTVQTQTGQTIYNIGFGTFAGVMQHTQHTGWAGGHNNYEWNSLSHSWNGYYSILMNNNEYFNKSVKEGNAFHEGVARIMRAYLFGLITDIWGDAPYRDALKAEYGAEYFRPVFDPQQEIYQGILADLDTANTLLSKSASEYRNIVPKQDVVYKGDVSKWRKFANSLALRYYMRLQAKEPQFAEAGVRRIAENPSQYPVITVAGDDATISFPGTSESVSNPLNTVYDTDPAGAYMRVKLAKTLVDVLRDYDDPRLEVWADKIEIPLVLVQGTEVDRIVDGKREVSQDVVTAFEETNEMEVDFHPEYAGVPVSHSRVQIFNMNNANSAQGTVNPHASHLNSRYRKTTDPLVLMRLISACETNLILAEAAYRGWISGDPAQYYADGVRESLNAWGVGSEFDDYIGRVPYDGLESIIEQKWIASWTTAHEAWFDWRRTGLPDLKTGPSAIRPVLPIRWYYHTNDEVEKNRVNAEAAIERLESTPYVGTDPTKNSAWSRMWLLQGTGKPY